The Nitrospirota bacterium DNA window ACTCCATTGGTTTTCTTTCAGAACGCGTCTCAGCAGCGCATTGTGTCTGGCTAACTGATAAAGATATTGAGATACTCGCACAAAGAAAGGTCGGTGTTGCTCACTGCATCGAAAGCAATCTGAAGCTCGCATCAGGCTTTGCCCCTGTGTCCAAAATTCTCAAGGCAGGCATAAAGGTCGGGCTCGGAACTGACGGCGCTGCAAGCAACAATGACCTTAGTATTCTCGGTGAAATGGCAACAGCCGCAAAGGTCCATAAAGCGGTCTCAGGAGACCCCACTGTTGTTGACAGCAAAGCCGCGCTTCTTATGGCAACCAAGACCGGAGCTGAGATCATCGGGCTTGGTGAAAAGACAGGCTCTCTGAAACCCGGCAAAAAAGCTGACCTTGTCATAGCTGACCTTGCAAAACCTCATCTGATGCCGCTCTATGACATTTACTCACACATCACATACGCGATGCAGCCATCCGATATCGAAACTGTCATGGTCAACGGAAAGATACTGCTTGATAAGAGGCGACTGATGACCGGTGATGAAGGCGTTATACTCGGTAATGCACGGAAATGGCAGGACAGGATTCGAAACGGTAAATAAGTTATTTTGCCTCAAAGCCCAACCACCTCAACTTTAACCTTTGCCGTTCCCTTCTCATAAAAACCAAGCATCTTAGCCGCGCCCATGCTGAGGTCTATTATCCTTTTGCCTGAGTCAGCATTATGGTCACTCGGAAAAGGCCCCCTGTCATTGACCCTCACAATTATAGACCTCTTGTTCTCAAGGTTCGTCACCTTAACATTGATGGGCAGGGGAAGAAGTTTATGAGCTGCGGTAAGTTCTTTAGGATCAAACTTCTCTCCGTTTGCGGTCATATAACCGAACTTCTTGTTTCTTGTCTCATACCCATACCATGATGCTATGCCGACCTCGTTATAGGTCTTTGCCTTTTCAACAGACATGGGAAAGTACTTTTTGCCTTTTACTGTATAAGGCGCGTTCTTCACTCTTCCTAATCTGATGGCCTCCTTTACCGGAAGGCCGTCAATAGTATCGATTTCATCATTTATCAGAGGCCAGTCAAGCGGCGCGCGGACTACATTGAAGGTAAATTTCCCTATGGAATAAACAAGCTTTGTGGCGCCTGCAGTAAGTTCATATGTGCCTTTTACGGCATAATATGTCCCCTTCACAACTCCCTTTGTAATTGTGTAAGGCGCTTTGATAACTGCACAGGAAGAAGTAAAAGTGGTTAAAACAAGACTGATAACAAAGATAAAAACAAGATTTTTATTTAAATATCTCCTCATCTTTATTGGGTAATTATACATAGTCATAAATAATTGCGCCTAAATCGTCATTCCCGCAGTCCTTAAGCGGGAATCCAGAAGCAGTTGATTCAAAAAAAATACTGGATTCCCGATAAAAAACTTCGGGAATGACAACTCATAGATAACATATTTTTATTAAACTGTTTTAATCTCTTCTCTTTGAGTCCAAGGAGCGAACTTTAAAAGGAGAAGCATGCCGGGTATCGCGATCAGTGTACAGGCGATAAAAAACAACTCCCAGCCCATATACTTGGCAAGATAACCGGTTGGCGCTGAGGCTATAACCCTTGGCACGCCCATAAGGCTGCTCAATAACGCATATTGCGTGGCAGTAAATTTTTTATTAGTTATGCTCCCCATAAACGCGACATAAGCAGCGGTTCCCATTCCGCCGCTCAGATTTTCAAAGACTATGACTCCGGCAAGGGCGGGAAGGCTGTGTCCGATCTGTGAGAGGATAGCAAACCCGGCAGTGGATATCGCCTGAAGAAAACCGAATATCCAGAGAGAACGGTTTATTCCAAGGCGCAGCATCATTATCCCGCCTATGAGACTGCCGATTATCGTTGCCCAAAAACCAAAGAGTTTAACGATAGTGCCGATCTCGGTCTTTGTAAATCCGATATCTAAATAAAAAGGAGTTGTCATCGCGCTTGCCATCGTATCCCCGAGTTTATAAAAAAGAATGAATGCCAGTATCCATAAAGCGCCTTCTCTGGAGAAATATTCAATGAGCGGGTTCAGCACCGCATCACGCATGTTCTTTGGAGCACCCATCGGATTAGGAGGTTCAGGCGTGATAAGTGTTGTAATGACACCCGGAAGCATGCAAGCCGCCATGATAAAATATACCCATGAAAATGATATATGGTCTGCCATAATAAGCCCGCCGCCAGAGGCAAGGAGCATACCGACACGATAGCCGTTCACATAAAGTGAAGAGCCTAATCCAAGTTCTTCGTCCGCCATATCCTCTCTGCGGTAAGCATCCACGACTATGTCCTGTGAAGCGCTGAAGAATGTGACGATAAAAGCGGCAAATGCGACAAGCCATGGATTGTTCGCAGGATTTGTAAACCCGAGACCGGCGATAGAAAAGATCAATGCTATCTGGGCTATGAGCAGCCATCCCCTTCTGCGTCCCAGAAAAGGAAGCGTGAAACGGTCAAGGAAAGGCGCCCATATAAATTTAAGGGTGTATGGAATGCCAACCAGCGACATTATGCCGATCACGGTCAGATCCACTCCGGCTTCCTTCATCCATGCCTGCAAAACAGTCATGGTTAGAAGCAGAGGCAGCCCGCAGGCAAAACCCATTATCAATGAAACGAGCATGCGGCGGCTTGCAATGACTTGAAATATCTGAAGCCTCGTTTTCATCCTATCGGCCTCAGCACTATAATTCCAGCTTTATTGGAAACATACGATTTGAAATCTTCATCAACCACTTTTCTCTTTATGGAAGAGGCATGTCTCAGGATAATATCTTTCCCTGCCTTTATGAGTATCCCGACATGGGAAACATCCAGCCCCGAGGCGTTTGAATAAATACCGACGTAATCACCGGTCTTTAATTTATCAATGATCACATCGTCTATGTTCCCGGAAGGAATGTATGATATGTCTCTCCATACCGGATCAATACCTTTAATGAAAATAGTGCCGTCATCTCTTTTATTCAGGTGTTTGATACTTCTCTCTACGGTTCTGCCTCCTATCTCTTTTGTGATATCTCTGACAAACTGACTGTTATTTTCCGTCCAGTCGGTAAAGAAATGATTCCTGCTCTTGAGATCAACCTGCCCTTCCCTATATCTCACTCTCTTGAGATTTTCGATGAACTCACTGAATGACTTTGATATTCTCATCGCCTCTATATAATCAATGAACGTAAAACAGTCAACACCGTCAAGGTTAACCACTAATTCTTCCGGTAACTCATGGCAGCCTGTAAGAGTTGACGCGGAATAAGAAGAATCAATAAATCTGCCGGAGAGATAATCAATACGGCTTCCTGCTTCTTTGATCTTTGATGAGCCGCAGATCAGGTCATTCAGTTCACTCTCAGACCATCGGCCTAAATTAAAAGATTTTTTCATAATAATTCCCTGAAAATTTTACAATAACCAGTCAATTATACATCAAAAAGGGACAGCAGCCCGCAAATTATTGCGCATAAAAAAAGCCCCTTGCGTCTGCAAGGGGCTTTCAAGAGTTGAGAAGATTATATTACTTTGATATCGAGGCATTCTCAAGAATGACTTTATAAGCATACCCTCCGCCAAAGTCCTTGTCTTTAGCTAAAGACCCTGTGGCTGTGATCGTTTCACCATCCAAAGGAATAGAATCAGTCGTCAGCACAAGATCATGTGTCCCTGCAGCTGCATCTCCGGTACCATCCTGAATATGCACCCAGTTCTTTCCCATGATGCTTGGGGAAACTTTAACTACAACACCTTTTACCTTGACAGACTTGTTGTTAAGGTCAACACTCTTACTATAGAGATCAGCAATTGTATACGAATTAGCGCCGGCAGCCTTTTCAACCTTGACCTTCTGCTTTTCGGTAACGACAGCGCCCTTGCTCATAAATGGAGCGGCATTAGGGTCACCAGCCTGGCCGACAATTCCAGGAGAAAAGATCACACTCTCAAATGTGCGGTTAAGGGTTTTGCTGGTGAAGTTGCGCATCTCATCGCCTGAATAAAAAGACATCTCTTCGCCCTTCTTAATATCAGCCTCAGTTATAGCTACCCATATCTCTTTGCCATCCTTTGCCAGCTTCACATATGTATAACCGCCGCTGTTCATTGTCTCAACAACCTTTCCAGATATTACAGGCCTGGTATCAGTGGTGATAGGGCCTGCCTGAGGTGTCGGGTGCTGAGTGGCCTGCTCCTGCTGTGAAGTCTCAGCAGGCTTCTTTTTACTGTTGCACGCTGTGTTGACTGCCGCTATTGAAATAACAAGCAGGAATAAAGTAAATAATTTTAAAGATCTTTTCATCTCGGTCTCCTTATTGTTTATGATTTAATGTTAGGGAATTAATTTCCATGTAACTTATAATAACATACTCATTTTATATGAAACAATGAAGCCTTCGAATAAAGAGTTATAACCTCTTGAAATCATTTGAATTCAACCATAAAATCATTAAAGGCTTTTTTCAGCGCCTCAAAATCTTTTGACAGAGCCTCCAGCTTACTCTCAAGGGCTGCTATGCGCTCATCTTCCTCCATAACCAGGGCCGCGGCCGGTTCCATAGGCATTTTATTACCGGCATCTTCCTGCTCAATAATTCCTGAAAAAAGATGCATATATCTCTGCTCTTTTCTGCCAAACTGTCTCTGAAGTTTGGTCACAACCGGTTCATCGCGCTCCATCAGGCCGGTTAATACTTCTTCAACCTCTTCTAACCCTCTGAAACTGGACATCCGTCCGGCACGGCTGCGCAACTCCCCCGGGGTCTGCCCGCCGCGAAGCATGAGTTCACAGAGGATCGCAACCTCCCTCTCATTAAATTTGAATCTCTCCGTAAATAAATGCTGATACTTGGGAACCCTGCTGTCAGCTTTATATATCTTCTCAACAAGCCCTTTCTCCTGAAGCCTCTCGATCCCTCTCACAACTGTCTTCTCATCAAAGGCAGCAACAGGATTCCGGTTGGACTTCTGACTGCATGCGGCGGTCAACGAATTAAGTGTCAAAGGATAGTAGTCGGGGGTGGTTATCTTCTTCTCTATCAGAGAAGCCAGTATCCGCACTTCTAAATTATCAAGTTTTATATCCATAACAGTTTTATTATAACTGAATATCAAGTGAAAATAATAATTAAAACCAAATCAGCCGCAGCCCTTTTTAAATCGCTGATTTTATGATAATATTTAGAAAATTCAGTTCGTATAGACTATGAATTCAGATAAAAATGACAGCCCGGAAGAATTAAATGCAAAGACCTTTGTGGGCATTGACGGCCGCAGGCAGCCGGACAGGCGGACCTTAAATGACAGGAGAAGGCCATGGGTAAAGGGCCATTGGAAAGGGCCTGAAAGAAGGTTCCATCAGAGAAGAAGGACGAAATATCTCAATGCAGATGACAATATAGATGAGAGGAACTATGACAGAAGAAGGGAGCAGAGAAAAAAAAAAAAAAAAAGAGATAATGATATGGCTGAGTCCGAAAGAAGGAAAGATGAGAGAAGAAAGGCTGAAGAAAAACCTCTAAACAATGAATTGGCATGATCTTGAATTACGAGTTAATTTATGGATAAAGACGAA harbors:
- a CDS encoding septal ring lytic transglycosylase RlpA family protein yields the protein MRRYLNKNLVFIFVISLVLTTFTSSCAVIKAPYTITKGVVKGTYYAVKGTYELTAGATKLVYSIGKFTFNVVRAPLDWPLINDEIDTIDGLPVKEAIRLGRVKNAPYTVKGKKYFPMSVEKAKTYNEVGIASWYGYETRNKKFGYMTANGEKFDPKELTAAHKLLPLPINVKVTNLENKRSIIVRVNDRGPFPSDHNADSGKRIIDLSMGAAKMLGFYEKGTAKVKVEVVGL
- a CDS encoding AmpG family muropeptide MFS transporter — its product is MKTRLQIFQVIASRRMLVSLIMGFACGLPLLLTMTVLQAWMKEAGVDLTVIGIMSLVGIPYTLKFIWAPFLDRFTLPFLGRRRGWLLIAQIALIFSIAGLGFTNPANNPWLVAFAAFIVTFFSASQDIVVDAYRREDMADEELGLGSSLYVNGYRVGMLLASGGGLIMADHISFSWVYFIMAACMLPGVITTLITPEPPNPMGAPKNMRDAVLNPLIEYFSREGALWILAFILFYKLGDTMASAMTTPFYLDIGFTKTEIGTIVKLFGFWATIIGSLIGGIMMLRLGINRSLWIFGFLQAISTAGFAILSQIGHSLPALAGVIVFENLSGGMGTAAYVAFMGSITNKKFTATQYALLSSLMGVPRVIASAPTGYLAKYMGWELFFIACTLIAIPGMLLLLKFAPWTQREEIKTV
- a CDS encoding DUF1460 domain-containing protein, whose product is MKKSFNLGRWSESELNDLICGSSKIKEAGSRIDYLSGRFIDSSYSASTLTGCHELPEELVVNLDGVDCFTFIDYIEAMRISKSFSEFIENLKRVRYREGQVDLKSRNHFFTDWTENNSQFVRDITKEIGGRTVERSIKHLNKRDDGTIFIKGIDPVWRDISYIPSGNIDDVIIDKLKTGDYVGIYSNASGLDVSHVGILIKAGKDIILRHASSIKRKVVDEDFKSYVSNKAGIIVLRPIG
- a CDS encoding SH3-like domain-containing protein produces the protein MKRSLKLFTLFLLVISIAAVNTACNSKKKPAETSQQEQATQHPTPQAGPITTDTRPVISGKVVETMNSGGYTYVKLAKDGKEIWVAITEADIKKGEEMSFYSGDEMRNFTSKTLNRTFESVIFSPGIVGQAGDPNAAPFMSKGAVVTEKQKVKVEKAAGANSYTIADLYSKSVDLNNKSVKVKGVVVKVSPSIMGKNWVHIQDGTGDAAAGTHDLVLTTDSIPLDGETITATGSLAKDKDFGGGYAYKVILENASISK
- a CDS encoding YceH family protein → MDIKLDNLEVRILASLIEKKITTPDYYPLTLNSLTAACSQKSNRNPVAAFDEKTVVRGIERLQEKGLVEKIYKADSRVPKYQHLFTERFKFNEREVAILCELMLRGGQTPGELRSRAGRMSSFRGLEEVEEVLTGLMERDEPVVTKLQRQFGRKEQRYMHLFSGIIEQEDAGNKMPMEPAAALVMEEDERIAALESKLEALSKDFEALKKAFNDFMVEFK